A segment of the Nitrosopumilus sp. genome:
TCAAAACTTTAGCACTATTCTCATTTGCACCACTAATGCCAATTCCATCACATTTTTCGAGTAACTTGGAAAATTTATCAAGTTCACCCCTAGGAAAAGGTAAATTTTCTTTGATTTCCTCATCTCCTTGATAAAATTCCATGCGACCTAAAATTATTGAACGTAAAGGAATATCAGACAACACATTTTTTAACAATTCTATCCCATCCAATCCAGATTCCCTAAAATCAACAAATGTAGTAATGCCTTTTCTGATCATTGAATGGCAAGTATTTTTCATAAAATTACTCAAATGTTCATCTGACGTGTGCTTGAGAATTTTTGATTTAACGCCAAAAACAGGATGGATTTTTTCATCAACAGAACTGTTCAGAGTAACATCCTTTCCGATTGAATCACCAATATGCGTATGAGCGTTAATAAATCCAGGAATCATAAGAAGTCCTTCTCCATCTATTGACTTTTCTTTGACGAGAGATCTTGTCTTTGGTTGGATTTTTTTGAATGATTTATTCTGAATTCTGACATCAGTGTTTGGAATGAAATCCAACTCTGAGCCGTGTAGTATACTGATATTTCTAATTAGCATGATAATTCATAAACTTCAGGCTTTTCTTTTCCCGAATCTCGAATCTCACGTATAGTATCAAGTGATTTTGTGGCTAATTTTACTGCATCCCTGCCAGTACTTGCGTTACCTATTCCGCAATTCAAAGAAATTTTGTCGTCGTTTTTGATCATGTTGATGAAAGTCTGTACAGAATTTTTTGCATCGTCATTTGATACCACCATGAAATTATCACCACCCATGAAAAATGTTAGAGAATTTTTTTCTAGGAAAAATTTCGACATTTTTGAATATAATTCAAAAATTATAGATGAAATCTCGTAAGGAGAACTAGTTTTTCTTCTTGATGAAAGATCGTCCACATCCAAATGCATAATTGAAGCATTTAATTCCAGTTTTTGTTTGATGAAACCAAAAATATTGTATTCTGCATTTAGTATAACCTCATTTTTCTTTCCTTCATATGCCTTCAGATTAGCTTCAAACGGGGAATTGCCATAACCGATTGAAATATTTAATTTAACATCAAATAACTTTCCAAGAGATTTTTGTATATATATATGATCATCCAAATCCAATCCATTTGTAACTACAAAAAATTCATCAGATCTATTTAGAAAAACTATGCAATTTTTATCAGAAAATAGTTTTTGTACTTCTTTGTAAAGTGATGATTGAATCATTTGAAGTTCATGTTCTCTATCGCTACCCAGAGTTAGCGTCCATGGGCCATATTCAGCGATTTTCAAGATACTGAGTTGAATCATTTTTGAATCCTCTTTAATTCCTCAGATATTTTTACAACAGCTTCAACTGCACGTTCTGCAACAGGCCTAATTCTAGCATAAGCATGTTTTTCCTGCATTCCCGGACCAGATATTCCCAGAGATACAGGTTTTTGATATTTTAATGACAAGTTAGTCAGAGCCTGGGCTGCAGAATGAGAAATTACTTCATCATGTTTTGTTTGACCCTTAATTATTGCACCCAAAGTAACTACAGCATCAACATCCGTCCTCCTCAACAGCGAATCTACAACAATAGGCATGTCATAGGCTCCAGGAACCATACAGGTATAGGAAATTGTCAATTTCATTGAATTGGCTTTTTCTTGAGACACGGCAAGCATCCTAGATGTCACTTCTTCATTGAATTCTGAAACTACCATAGCAATATTCAAACTAATTCACCTTGGCATATTCTAAGAGTTCTTTTCCATCAATCAACGGCATTCCATTTTGTTTTCCAAATTTTTCTGCCTTATCCACTGACAAAGCGGAG
Coding sequences within it:
- a CDS encoding GTP cyclohydrolase IIa; this encodes MIQLSILKIAEYGPWTLTLGSDREHELQMIQSSLYKEVQKLFSDKNCIVFLNRSDEFFVVTNGLDLDDHIYIQKSLGKLFDVKLNISIGYGNSPFEANLKAYEGKKNEVILNAEYNIFGFIKQKLELNASIMHLDVDDLSSRRKTSSPYEISSIIFELYSKMSKFFLEKNSLTFFMGGDNFMVVSNDDAKNSVQTFINMIKNDDKISLNCGIGNASTGRDAVKLATKSLDTIREIRDSGKEKPEVYELSC
- a CDS encoding 6,7-dimethyl-8-ribityllumazine synthase; amino-acid sequence: MNIAMVVSEFNEEVTSRMLAVSQEKANSMKLTISYTCMVPGAYDMPIVVDSLLRRTDVDAVVTLGAIIKGQTKHDEVISHSAAQALTNLSLKYQKPVSLGISGPGMQEKHAYARIRPVAERAVEAVVKISEELKRIQK